A genomic segment from Falsibacillus pallidus encodes:
- a CDS encoding O-methyltransferase: protein MSTETWKKVDEYFTKKLHEPESIMDNVLKSNEEAGLPSIDVSPNQGKLLNLLVQMKGATKILEIGTLGGYSTIWMARALPENGKLITLEYAEKHADVARKNIEHAGISDKVEIMVGAALDSLPVLEERGEKDFDFIFIDADKPNNPHYLEWALKLSKPGTVIIGDNVVRDGKVVDEDTEDAVIKGVQSFIDLLSRNPHIDSTAIQTVGSKGYDGFVLGIVK, encoded by the coding sequence ATGAGCACAGAAACGTGGAAAAAAGTCGATGAGTATTTTACAAAGAAGCTGCACGAACCCGAATCCATCATGGATAATGTATTGAAATCAAACGAGGAAGCGGGACTGCCGTCCATCGATGTTTCACCGAACCAAGGGAAGCTGCTGAATCTCTTAGTACAGATGAAAGGGGCCACAAAAATCCTGGAAATCGGTACACTTGGTGGCTACAGCACCATCTGGATGGCGAGAGCGCTGCCTGAGAACGGAAAATTGATCACCTTGGAATATGCAGAAAAACATGCGGATGTAGCGAGAAAAAATATTGAGCATGCCGGGATTTCAGATAAGGTTGAGATTATGGTTGGAGCCGCTTTGGATTCCCTTCCGGTGTTAGAAGAACGCGGGGAAAAGGATTTTGATTTTATTTTTATTGACGCAGATAAACCGAACAATCCTCATTATTTGGAATGGGCATTGAAATTAAGTAAACCGGGTACGGTCATCATCGGGGACAATGTTGTGAGAGATGGAAAAGTGGTGGATGAAGACACAGAAGATGCCGTCATTAAAGGTGTTCAATCGTTTATCGACCTTCTTTCTAGAAATCCCCACATTGATTCTACGGCGATTCAAACTGTCGGAAGCAAAGGCTACGATGGATTTGTACTTGGAATTGTTAAATGA
- a CDS encoding phosphotransferase family protein, with protein MTKGLSEMELGTPFAKGNTADIYLWENKIVKLYKEHLPDNEAANEAEKQMAAYSTGLPVPKMWDVAKVNGRQVLIMEYVKGETLGQLLQKNEEKAKYYLSTSIDLQLNMHEKETNKLVDMSEKLRRQIENAPILTNEQKEALIKKLSTMTYEPKLCHGDFHLYNVVQSLENFTIIDWVDASSGDVRADVYRSYLLYSEVSSELAEAYLSIYCEKSGLSKTEIQEWAPIIAGARLAEKVSGENEQYLIGIVNGYMYK; from the coding sequence ATGACAAAAGGATTAAGTGAAATGGAATTAGGTACTCCTTTTGCAAAAGGGAATACAGCAGACATCTATCTATGGGAAAATAAAATCGTGAAACTCTATAAAGAACATTTGCCTGATAATGAAGCAGCGAATGAAGCTGAGAAACAAATGGCTGCCTACTCAACCGGACTTCCTGTTCCAAAAATGTGGGATGTGGCAAAGGTGAATGGAAGGCAAGTGCTGATCATGGAGTATGTGAAAGGGGAGACGTTAGGACAACTCCTCCAGAAAAATGAGGAAAAGGCAAAATACTATCTTTCAACCTCCATTGACCTTCAATTGAACATGCATGAGAAAGAAACGAATAAACTTGTTGATATGTCCGAAAAATTGAGACGTCAAATAGAAAATGCTCCCATTTTGACAAATGAGCAAAAAGAAGCGCTCATCAAGAAATTAAGCACCATGACCTATGAGCCAAAGCTTTGCCATGGGGACTTCCATCTATATAATGTGGTTCAATCCCTTGAAAATTTCACCATCATTGACTGGGTCGATGCAAGTTCCGGAGACGTTCGTGCAGATGTCTATCGTTCCTACCTATTATACTCAGAAGTTTCCAGTGAATTAGCTGAAGCCTATCTGAGCATTTATTGTGAAAAAAGCGGCTTGAGCAAAACGGAAATTCAGGAATGGGCACCAATCATAGCAGGCGCCAGGCTCGCAGAGAAGGTATCTGGCGAAAATGAACAGTATTTGATTGGAATTGTTAACGGGTATATGTATAAATAA
- a CDS encoding DUF1659 domain-containing protein, with protein sequence MAEALLKDSKLKLMFQAGVDENGDPVFKNKTLNNIKTDSTPDQLDQVAQALKALCSSPLVEVERDDSYDIEA encoded by the coding sequence ATGGCAGAGGCATTATTGAAAGATTCCAAATTGAAGTTGATGTTCCAAGCAGGGGTGGATGAAAATGGAGATCCTGTTTTCAAGAACAAGACCCTCAATAACATCAAAACGGATTCCACTCCGGATCAATTGGATCAAGTGGCGCAGGCCCTAAAAGCTCTTTGCAGCTCTCCTCTTGTTGAGGTTGAAAGGGACGACAGCTACGACATTGAGGCGTAA
- a CDS encoding DUF2922 domain-containing protein, with amino-acid sequence MAKSLELQFVTADGKSAKVSIDNPIEPVDTAQVKASMEAIIAADVFFTNAGSSYSGIKGARVVERNVTDYTIE; translated from the coding sequence TTGGCAAAATCACTTGAACTTCAATTTGTAACAGCTGACGGCAAATCAGCGAAGGTTTCGATTGACAATCCAATCGAGCCTGTTGACACAGCTCAGGTCAAAGCTTCGATGGAGGCTATCATTGCAGCAGATGTGTTCTTCACAAATGCAGGGTCATCCTATTCAGGCATTAAGGGTGCCCGAGTAGTTGAGCGCAATGTCACGGACTACACGATTGAGTAA
- a CDS encoding YvrJ family protein yields the protein MDQFIPFISEVGFPIAVTVYLLYRIETKLDAIVASIVNLPERIKGV from the coding sequence GTGGACCAATTCATCCCATTTATCAGTGAGGTTGGATTTCCCATTGCGGTCACAGTGTATCTGCTTTATCGGATTGAGACTAAGCTGGATGCGATCGTTGCCTCAATTGTCAATCTGCCTGAACGAATTAAAGGGGTATAA
- a CDS encoding STAS domain-containing protein has translation MNATFQNCANISQFIIENRGKFQEKLLSEAVNVASKINEILLKGNIDLLKNAETLALNVIEERDAELAAFARQEGIAWAQHNLTLAFKLEWVQAIRRTLWEFNYKWETLNDIVPTQEEFYALEKKINDGIDDFLNGFFLNYSTYKDEMINEQRKLVEHLSVPIIPVSPTVAVLPLIGSIDTYRMQTIEEKALMDISAQQVQTLVIDLSGVADMELDVMDHFQKVLTGVNMMGCKAIISGMRPELTRKMVHAGITFDKKAETKGTLQETLRLYLS, from the coding sequence ATGAACGCAACATTTCAAAATTGTGCAAATATCTCTCAATTTATTATTGAAAACAGGGGAAAATTTCAAGAAAAACTCTTATCTGAAGCGGTTAATGTTGCTTCAAAAATCAATGAGATCCTTTTGAAAGGCAATATAGATCTTTTGAAAAATGCAGAAACACTTGCTTTGAATGTTATCGAGGAAAGAGATGCAGAATTGGCAGCATTTGCACGTCAGGAAGGAATTGCATGGGCTCAGCACAATCTGACACTTGCGTTCAAACTAGAATGGGTCCAGGCGATTCGAAGGACACTCTGGGAATTCAATTATAAATGGGAGACTTTGAACGACATCGTCCCTACCCAAGAAGAATTCTATGCACTTGAGAAAAAAATCAATGATGGCATTGATGATTTCTTGAATGGATTTTTCCTAAATTATTCAACCTATAAAGATGAAATGATCAACGAACAGAGAAAGCTTGTGGAACACCTTTCTGTTCCAATCATTCCTGTCAGCCCAACTGTGGCAGTACTCCCTTTAATCGGCTCCATCGACACTTACCGAATGCAGACAATCGAAGAAAAAGCACTGATGGATATTTCTGCACAGCAGGTACAGACATTGGTTATCGATCTATCCGGGGTAGCCGATATGGAATTGGATGTCATGGACCATTTCCAAAAAGTTCTGACGGGGGTCAATATGATGGGATGCAAAGCCATCATTTCGGGTATGCGTCCAGAACTCACAAGAAAGATGGTCCACGCTGGCATCACGTTCGATAAAAAAGCTGAAACAAAAGGAACACTGCAAGAAACATTGCGCTTATACCTTTCATAA
- a CDS encoding CidA/LrgA family protein — translation MKRAILFLWQIALISAIYLVSVFIVKSLHIPVPAGVFGMVLLFALLSTGIIKLEYISIGAGFLNKHLGFFFIPIAVGLMNEGTLVREMGTQLFLMIFGSTIIGLLITAGLTHFLSKKEGKQHAPSNMD, via the coding sequence ATGAAAAGAGCCATTTTATTTTTATGGCAAATTGCATTGATATCCGCTATTTATCTCGTATCAGTTTTTATCGTAAAATCACTGCATATCCCTGTTCCTGCGGGGGTCTTTGGCATGGTCCTATTATTCGCCCTGCTATCAACGGGTATCATTAAGCTAGAATATATTTCTATAGGGGCAGGATTCTTGAATAAGCATTTGGGATTCTTTTTCATTCCTATAGCAGTTGGGCTGATGAATGAAGGAACTCTTGTGAGGGAAATGGGCACCCAATTGTTCTTGATGATCTTCGGCAGTACGATCATTGGGCTCCTCATCACAGCTGGATTGACTCATTTTTTATCCAAGAAGGAGGGGAAGCAGCATGCACCTTCTAACATGGATTGA
- a CDS encoding LrgB family protein: MHLLTWIEIILTILVYIGARFVSQKVKSPLTTPIFTSTAVIILIFLLCHISYKAYSEANRIISSMLGPVTVALAVPIYQNRKLIRKRMLPAAAGLLIGTISTILTAVWFSIWLGLPEKIQATAAVKAVSTPVAIQAALLIGGDPSLAAAFVITAGIIGAVFGPFILSKCKITDPFSRGLGIGTVSHAIGTSQAGMEGPIEGAASSAAMGLAAMITAIILPWLYPLIS; the protein is encoded by the coding sequence ATGCACCTTCTAACATGGATTGAAATTATTTTAACCATCTTAGTCTATATCGGGGCAAGATTTGTATCTCAAAAAGTGAAATCGCCTCTGACGACACCGATATTCACTTCAACAGCCGTCATCATTCTGATTTTCTTATTGTGTCATATTTCATATAAAGCATACAGTGAAGCCAATCGCATCATATCATCTATGCTTGGACCCGTAACAGTAGCGTTAGCAGTTCCTATCTATCAGAATCGTAAATTGATCAGAAAACGGATGCTTCCTGCTGCAGCAGGGCTGTTGATCGGAACCATTTCTACGATCCTGACAGCTGTATGGTTTTCTATTTGGCTTGGACTGCCTGAAAAAATCCAGGCAACCGCGGCTGTCAAAGCAGTCTCCACTCCTGTTGCCATCCAGGCTGCGTTGTTAATTGGAGGAGACCCATCCCTTGCAGCAGCTTTTGTCATCACTGCCGGCATCATCGGGGCTGTGTTCGGACCGTTTATCTTATCTAAATGCAAAATTACGGATCCTTTTTCAAGAGGACTTGGCATCGGAACCGTCTCCCATGCCATCGGGACAAGCCAAGCCGGGATGGAAGGACCGATTGAAGGGGCAGCATCAAGTGCGGCCATGGGTCTTGCTGCCATGATCACCGCCATCATCCTGCCATGGCTGTATCCGTTGATTTCTTAA
- a CDS encoding nitroreductase family protein, with protein MKIADLITSRRNIKKFKPDPLDKNKVLEWLDAASWAPNHKMTEPWEILFVGPETRAEINHKIDFGGAPVVMVILSKKGKTEVEREENMAATACFIQNFMLAAWSEGVGTFWSSAAASKRSRDILNISDEYDVVGVISAGYPEEIPEPKPRTPISQKIKELS; from the coding sequence ATGAAAATAGCAGATCTTATTACATCAAGAAGAAACATTAAGAAATTCAAGCCAGATCCACTAGACAAAAATAAAGTATTGGAATGGCTCGATGCAGCGTCATGGGCGCCAAATCATAAAATGACAGAACCGTGGGAAATCCTGTTCGTCGGACCTGAAACTAGAGCAGAGATTAACCATAAAATAGATTTTGGCGGTGCTCCCGTCGTCATGGTTATCCTTTCTAAAAAAGGAAAGACAGAAGTCGAAAGAGAAGAAAACATGGCTGCCACAGCCTGCTTTATCCAAAACTTCATGCTTGCTGCCTGGTCTGAAGGAGTGGGAACGTTCTGGTCTTCTGCAGCTGCTTCAAAGCGCAGCCGCGACATATTGAATATCTCAGACGAATATGATGTAGTCGGCGTCATCTCAGCCGGATATCCCGAAGAAATTCCGGAACCAAAGCCAAGAACTCCGATCAGCCAAAAAATAAAAGAATTATCATAA
- a CDS encoding amino acid permease: MENKELNRGLKSRHIQMIALGGTIGVGLFMGSASTIRWTGPSVMLAYALAGIFIFFIMRAMGEMLYVEPSTGSFATFGYKYIHPLAGYLTAWSNWFQWVVVGMSEIIAVGAYMQYWFPDLPAWIPGLIALVLLGAANLISVKSFGEFEFWFALIKIVTIILMIIAGFGLVFFGIGNGGNAIGISNLWTHGGFFAGGWKGFFFALSLVIGAYQGVELIGITAGEAENPKKTLRNAIQSIIWRILVFYIGAIFIIVTVYPWNELSSIGSPFVGTFAKIGITAAAGFINFVVITAALSGCNSGIYSAGRMLYTLGVNGQAPKFFKKVSSSGVPLVGTIGVLAGLVIGVILSYIAPENLFVYVYSASVLPGMIPWFVILISQTRFRKLKTDKMGNHPFKMPLAPLTNYLTIAFLLVVLVGMWVNEDTRISLIAGIVFLGLVVISYYVFGIHKKTPIDADNEDEVA, from the coding sequence GTGGAAAATAAAGAATTGAACAGGGGATTGAAATCCCGCCATATTCAAATGATCGCCCTTGGGGGAACGATAGGGGTAGGTCTGTTTATGGGATCCGCCAGCACGATTCGCTGGACAGGACCATCTGTCATGCTGGCGTATGCCTTGGCAGGAATCTTCATCTTTTTCATCATGCGCGCGATGGGGGAGATGCTTTATGTCGAACCGAGCACAGGTTCTTTTGCGACATTCGGCTACAAGTATATCCATCCGCTTGCCGGCTACCTGACAGCATGGAGCAATTGGTTCCAATGGGTGGTTGTAGGGATGTCTGAAATTATTGCTGTAGGCGCTTACATGCAATATTGGTTCCCGGATCTGCCTGCATGGATCCCGGGGCTGATTGCACTGGTTCTACTCGGTGCTGCGAACTTGATCTCGGTAAAATCATTCGGTGAATTTGAATTTTGGTTCGCTCTCATCAAGATTGTCACAATTATTTTGATGATCATTGCTGGCTTTGGACTTGTCTTTTTCGGCATCGGCAACGGGGGGAACGCCATCGGCATCTCTAATCTTTGGACACACGGCGGCTTTTTTGCCGGAGGCTGGAAAGGATTCTTCTTCGCCTTGTCGCTAGTCATCGGTGCTTACCAAGGAGTAGAACTGATCGGTATCACGGCAGGGGAAGCTGAAAATCCGAAGAAAACGTTGAGAAATGCCATTCAAAGCATCATCTGGAGAATCCTTGTCTTTTATATCGGGGCGATTTTTATCATCGTTACCGTCTATCCATGGAATGAACTGAGCTCCATTGGAAGTCCGTTTGTCGGTACATTTGCTAAAATCGGCATCACGGCAGCAGCAGGATTCATTAATTTTGTTGTCATTACAGCCGCTCTTTCCGGCTGCAACAGCGGCATCTACAGTGCTGGAAGGATGCTTTACACACTTGGTGTCAATGGACAGGCGCCGAAGTTTTTCAAAAAGGTTTCGTCCAGCGGCGTTCCACTTGTTGGGACAATCGGGGTTCTCGCAGGTTTGGTGATCGGTGTTATTCTTAGCTACATTGCACCTGAAAATCTATTTGTCTACGTATACAGTGCAAGCGTACTTCCGGGGATGATTCCTTGGTTTGTCATCTTGATCAGCCAAACGCGCTTCCGCAAATTGAAGACGGATAAAATGGGGAATCATCCGTTCAAGATGCCACTCGCTCCACTGACAAACTATTTAACGATTGCTTTCCTGCTAGTGGTTTTGGTGGGAATGTGGGTAAATGAGGATACACGCATTTCTTTGATTGCGGGAATTGTTTTTCTGGGATTGGTTGTCATTAGTTATTATGTATTTGGAATCCATAAAAAAACACCGATTGATGCAGATAATGAAGATGAAGTTGCATAA
- a CDS encoding SRPBCC family protein: MSAQTFVYATYIAASKEQVWDALTNGDITEQYFFGTRVESEWTEGSDVNYYREGQVCDYGSVLKCDPYKLLSYTWINSSDKYPRTSPTVVTFKFQPMGEAVKLTLKHENLLETDYIEDEDTFVGFNNGWPAILSNLKTFLETGKVLNLM; the protein is encoded by the coding sequence ATGTCTGCACAAACATTTGTATATGCTACATACATAGCAGCTTCGAAAGAACAGGTCTGGGATGCTTTGACTAATGGAGACATCACGGAGCAATATTTCTTTGGAACAAGGGTGGAGTCTGAATGGACAGAAGGATCTGATGTCAACTATTACCGCGAAGGGCAGGTATGCGACTATGGATCAGTTTTGAAGTGTGATCCATACAAACTTCTATCGTACACGTGGATCAATTCGTCTGATAAATATCCCCGTACAAGCCCGACGGTTGTTACATTTAAATTTCAGCCGATGGGAGAGGCTGTCAAACTGACTCTAAAGCATGAGAATCTCCTGGAAACCGACTACATTGAAGATGAAGATACGTTCGTCGGCTTCAACAATGGATGGCCGGCGATCCTCAGTAACTTAAAGACGTTTTTGGAGACGGGGAAAGTATTGAATCTAATGTAG